A genomic stretch from Bradyrhizobium sp. 195 includes:
- the sctT gene encoding type III secretion system export apparatus subunit SctT: MYDLSTTGTQSLIQATIELVVAASLGAARPVGIMLVLPVFTRAQIGGLIRGCLAVALELPYLAHIADRLRELDPDTRLLNIPLLGLKETCVGLLIGALLSIPLWSLQAVGEFIDAQRGISSVVTPADPATRSQASATGLLIGTTAITIFVVSGGLQTMISALYGSYLVWPAYQLGPTLSMQGTLELWGVLDSIIRTAVLVSGPVVAFLLLADISALLLGRFAPQFNPRDLSLTIKNIGFAIVMVTYTIYLIEYMQSEIIQSSRELERLERKLK; this comes from the coding sequence ATGTATGATCTGTCAACCACTGGCACGCAAAGTCTGATCCAGGCGACCATCGAACTCGTCGTTGCTGCCAGCCTTGGTGCGGCCCGCCCCGTGGGCATTATGCTGGTGCTTCCCGTATTTACGCGTGCGCAGATCGGGGGCCTGATCCGCGGTTGCCTGGCCGTTGCGCTCGAACTACCATACTTGGCGCACATCGCCGATCGTCTGAGGGAGCTAGATCCGGACACCCGTCTGCTCAACATCCCGCTACTCGGTCTTAAGGAGACGTGTGTCGGCCTGCTGATCGGCGCCCTGCTCAGTATTCCCCTCTGGAGTCTTCAGGCCGTCGGCGAGTTCATCGACGCGCAAAGGGGCATCAGCAGCGTGGTCACTCCCGCCGATCCCGCGACACGCAGTCAGGCTTCGGCGACGGGACTGCTTATCGGTACCACCGCGATCACCATCTTCGTCGTATCGGGTGGCCTGCAAACCATGATCAGCGCACTTTACGGCAGCTATCTGGTTTGGCCGGCTTATCAGCTTGGACCCACGCTGAGCATGCAAGGGACACTGGAGTTGTGGGGCGTGCTCGACAGCATCATACGTACCGCCGTCCTGGTCTCTGGACCGGTGGTAGCTTTCCTCTTGCTGGCCGATATATCAGCGCTCCTGCTCGGGCGCTTTGCGCCGCAATTCAACCCGCGGGACCTATCTTTGACGATCAAGAATATAGGCTTTGCGATCGTCATGGTCACTTATACGATCTATCTCATCGAATACATGCAATCCGAAATCATTCAGTCGAGCCGAGAGCTGGAGAGGCTTGAAAGGAAACTGAAGTGA
- a CDS encoding EscU/YscU/HrcU family type III secretion system export apparatus switch protein: protein MSDTSEEKTLAPTEKKLSDSRKKGVVPHSTDLVRALSACAGLGYLWIEASSIYDKCREALMLTDKLLDKPFNIAVDLALGVLPELGLRIVGPLLGSMVTCAILTTVLANGGLVFSSEPMTPKFENIDPINGLKRIASLRSLIELGKTLFKVFCLGAIFLLVVVGAWKTLVYLPVCGTGCFEFVFIQVKLLIGIASGAFLIGGLVDLLVQRWLFLRGMRMTKSDMKREDKEQQGSPEVKREHRRLRREQASESPLGVRRATLILTGRELLVGVRYIRGETGVPVLVCRGDGEAASRLFDEARRLRLSIVDDHVLVRELIRNTILGNSIPVQYFEAVAKALLAAGQV from the coding sequence GTGAGCGACACGAGCGAAGAGAAAACGCTCGCCCCCACTGAAAAGAAGCTAAGCGATTCGCGCAAGAAAGGCGTGGTTCCGCATAGCACGGATCTAGTCAGGGCCCTCAGCGCTTGCGCCGGTCTCGGCTATCTCTGGATAGAAGCGAGTTCCATCTACGACAAATGTCGTGAAGCGCTCATGCTGACTGACAAGCTGCTTGATAAGCCGTTCAATATTGCGGTCGATCTTGCGCTCGGCGTCTTGCCCGAACTTGGACTGAGAATTGTTGGCCCGCTTCTTGGGAGTATGGTCACCTGCGCAATTCTGACGACGGTCCTGGCCAATGGTGGATTAGTGTTCTCCTCGGAGCCGATGACGCCGAAATTCGAAAACATTGATCCCATCAACGGACTGAAGCGCATCGCTTCTTTGCGTTCCCTCATCGAGCTTGGCAAGACCTTGTTCAAGGTCTTCTGCCTCGGCGCGATCTTTCTCCTCGTCGTTGTCGGCGCGTGGAAGACACTGGTGTATCTGCCGGTTTGTGGCACGGGCTGCTTCGAGTTCGTGTTCATTCAAGTGAAACTGTTGATCGGGATTGCAAGTGGTGCATTTCTGATCGGCGGATTGGTCGATCTCCTCGTCCAGCGCTGGTTGTTTTTGCGCGGCATGCGCATGACTAAGAGCGATATGAAGCGCGAGGACAAGGAGCAGCAAGGCAGTCCGGAGGTGAAACGCGAACACCGACGCCTTCGGCGGGAGCAGGCGAGCGAGTCTCCACTCGGCGTGCGTCGCGCGACATTGATCTTGACTGGACGCGAGCTGCTGGTCGGGGTACGCTACATCCGTGGCGAAACGGGCGTCCCGGTCCTGGTTTGCCGCGGCGATGGCGAGGCGGCTTCACGGCTCTTTGATGAAGCGAGGCGCCTTCGTCTCAGTATCGTCGATGATCACGTCCTGGTCCGTGAGCTAATCCGCAACACTATCCTTGGCAATTCCATTCCTGTCCAGTATTTCGAGGCTGTCGCAAAAGCTCTCCTTGCCGCCGGCCAAGTCTAG
- a CDS encoding nodulation protein NolB → MMMLGATPISHNLEGLSKACSATVVDEQVQFQQSLLQAASVQDLAPPVTEAAAVPPTPELSRATTQASPLGDRILQNLSTMYPVNAVPKGAETGPVSGPLLLQPGKAEAGVPGAPSGAGDFEAMLANLKGVSDSLIQVTLISNGIGSLGSSLNKLISAG, encoded by the coding sequence ATGATGATGTTAGGCGCTACGCCGATTTCTCACAATCTAGAAGGCCTGTCCAAGGCCTGTTCGGCAACAGTGGTCGACGAGCAGGTCCAATTTCAGCAGAGTCTCTTGCAGGCGGCTTCGGTTCAAGACCTTGCGCCTCCAGTAACGGAAGCGGCGGCCGTTCCGCCGACTCCCGAGCTATCGCGTGCAACAACACAGGCGAGCCCGCTGGGCGATCGCATCCTCCAGAATCTTTCTACGATGTATCCGGTCAATGCAGTTCCAAAAGGTGCGGAGACCGGGCCGGTGTCGGGGCCCCTATTGCTGCAACCGGGCAAAGCGGAAGCAGGTGTGCCGGGCGCCCCCAGTGGCGCGGGTGACTTCGAGGCGATGTTGGCGAATCTGAAGGGTGTTTCTGACAGCCTCATCCAAGTAACACTCATTTCAAATGGCATCGGTAGCCTCGGTTCATCTCTGAACAAGCTGATATCGGCGGGCTGA
- the sctN gene encoding type III secretion system ATPase SctN, whose amino-acid sequence MTAPRPDHSCPDGDGTLHAALARLRTTARHVDTRVVRGRITRAIGTLIHAVLPDARIGEVCVLKDPRTGWSLEAEVIGLLQDGVLLTPIGDLQGMSGRAEVVATGRMHEVPVGPNLLGRVIDSFGRPLDGKGAVKAVETRPLRGKAPNPMTRRIIDRPLPLGVRALDGLLTCGEGQRIGIYGEPGGGKSTLLSQIVKGAVADVTVVALIGERGREVREFIERHLGETALRRTVVVVETSDRSATERAQCAYTATALAEYFREQGLRVVLMMDSLTRFSRAMREIGLAAGEPPTRRGFPPSVFAMLPGLLERAGMSERGSITAFYTVLVEGDGTGDPIAEETRGILDGHIVLSRSLAARAHFPAIDVLSSRSRVMDAVVSAPHRKAASLFRDLISRHAEAEFLIKVGEYKQGSDPLTDRAVASIDDLREFLRQGENDESTFEETVTWMCRLTA is encoded by the coding sequence GTGACGGCGCCGAGACCAGACCATAGCTGTCCTGATGGAGATGGGACTCTGCACGCGGCGCTGGCTCGTCTGCGAACTACGGCAAGGCATGTGGACACGCGTGTCGTACGCGGGCGGATCACGCGGGCGATCGGCACGTTGATCCATGCAGTTTTGCCGGATGCTCGTATTGGAGAAGTTTGTGTGCTCAAGGATCCGCGCACGGGATGGTCGCTTGAGGCCGAGGTGATCGGTCTCTTGCAGGACGGCGTGTTGCTGACGCCGATCGGTGACCTGCAAGGCATGTCCGGCCGCGCAGAAGTCGTTGCCACTGGCCGAATGCACGAAGTGCCGGTCGGCCCCAATTTGCTTGGCCGGGTGATCGACAGCTTCGGCCGTCCCCTCGATGGCAAGGGCGCAGTCAAAGCCGTGGAGACGCGTCCGCTGCGCGGCAAAGCGCCAAATCCAATGACGAGGCGCATCATCGATCGCCCTCTGCCACTCGGTGTTCGCGCCTTGGATGGTCTTCTGACATGCGGCGAAGGCCAGCGCATCGGCATTTATGGAGAGCCTGGTGGCGGCAAGTCGACGTTATTGTCGCAGATCGTAAAAGGCGCGGTCGCTGACGTGACCGTGGTTGCGCTGATAGGCGAGCGTGGACGCGAAGTGCGTGAATTCATCGAGCGGCATCTTGGGGAGACAGCCCTCCGCCGCACGGTCGTCGTCGTTGAGACCTCCGATCGCTCAGCGACGGAGCGGGCGCAATGTGCTTATACGGCAACCGCGCTCGCCGAATATTTTCGCGAACAAGGGCTGCGCGTCGTTCTGATGATGGATTCATTGACGCGATTTAGCCGCGCTATGCGCGAGATCGGGCTTGCTGCCGGTGAGCCACCGACTCGCCGGGGCTTTCCTCCCTCTGTCTTTGCAATGTTGCCAGGTTTGCTGGAGCGCGCTGGTATGAGTGAGCGTGGCTCAATCACGGCCTTCTATACCGTGCTTGTGGAAGGTGACGGCACGGGCGATCCAATCGCCGAGGAAACGCGTGGCATTCTCGATGGTCATATCGTTCTATCACGCTCTCTCGCGGCGCGGGCGCATTTCCCCGCCATCGATGTACTGTCGAGCCGCAGCCGCGTCATGGATGCCGTCGTATCTGCACCGCATCGCAAGGCAGCATCCCTCTTCCGTGATCTTATCTCCCGTCATGCAGAGGCCGAATTTTTGATCAAGGTTGGCGAATACAAGCAAGGCAGCGATCCGCTGACGGACCGAGCTGTCGCTTCGATCGATGATCTGCGCGAGTTTTTACGCCAAGGTGAAAACGATGAGTCCACTTTTGAGGAAACCGTCACATGGATGTGCCGTCTGACCGCATGA
- the sctJ gene encoding type III secretion system inner membrane ring lipoprotein SctJ, with amino-acid sequence MIGLIYRESGQARPFRKRLQLVALLPLLLALVGCKADLYTKVQEREANEMLAVLLKNGVDALRVAAKDGTITIQVEQTQIASAIDLLNGEGLPRHAFKSLGEVFSAAGLIASPIEERARYVYALSEELSRTISDIDGVLSARVHVVLPKNDLLRRDTTPSSASVFIRHDSRANLSILLPQIKMLVANSIEGLSYDKVAVVFVSVERPALEPRPAAAAGFAQASGVISTPLVAVGMGLGGSVFGVLSCVLLSARGRQRRQSSQTVSAVGGRSGVSAIEMIRKATKPNAA; translated from the coding sequence ATGATTGGTTTAATCTATCGCGAAAGCGGTCAGGCGCGCCCATTCCGCAAGCGGCTTCAACTTGTGGCTCTGCTGCCGCTCCTGCTTGCCCTGGTTGGTTGCAAAGCCGATCTCTACACGAAAGTTCAGGAGCGTGAGGCCAATGAGATGCTTGCGGTCCTCCTCAAGAACGGGGTCGATGCGCTCCGCGTTGCTGCTAAGGACGGGACTATCACGATCCAGGTCGAGCAGACTCAGATTGCTTCCGCAATCGACCTGCTGAATGGCGAAGGGTTGCCGCGCCACGCTTTCAAGAGTCTCGGCGAAGTGTTCAGCGCGGCGGGTCTGATTGCTTCGCCAATCGAGGAGCGCGCCCGTTACGTCTATGCGCTGAGCGAGGAATTATCTCGCACGATCAGTGATATCGATGGTGTCCTCTCGGCGCGCGTCCACGTTGTTCTGCCAAAGAACGACCTGTTGCGACGTGACACCACGCCATCTTCGGCGTCGGTTTTCATCCGGCATGACTCGAGGGCAAATCTCTCAATCTTGCTGCCGCAGATTAAAATGCTCGTCGCCAACAGCATCGAGGGCTTATCCTATGACAAGGTGGCTGTTGTTTTCGTCTCAGTCGAGCGGCCCGCACTAGAGCCGCGACCGGCGGCTGCGGCTGGTTTCGCCCAAGCATCTGGAGTCATTTCGACGCCATTGGTTGCGGTTGGCATGGGTCTCGGCGGGTCTGTATTCGGCGTGCTATCCTGCGTCTTGCTGAGCGCTCGTGGGCGTCAGCGCAGGCAATCATCTCAGACAGTTAGCGCTGTTGGTGGGCGCTCGGGTGTCTCTGCTATCGAGATGATTCGCAAAGCGACTAAGCCTAATGCGGCGTAG
- a CDS encoding EscS/YscS/HrcS family type III secretion system export apparatus protein: protein MDEATILPYMSRSLVLFMTWVLPPLIAAAVAETVIGIIQAATQIQDQTLPLTVKLLVIVGIIALFSPVLSVPLIEQAKQIFTDFPALTTGY from the coding sequence ATGGATGAGGCCACTATTCTCCCTTATATGAGCCGATCACTGGTGCTTTTCATGACCTGGGTTCTGCCTCCGCTCATTGCAGCGGCGGTCGCCGAAACCGTCATCGGCATCATCCAGGCGGCAACGCAGATCCAGGATCAGACATTGCCACTGACTGTGAAGCTTTTGGTCATTGTTGGGATTATAGCTTTGTTTTCTCCGGTGCTGAGCGTCCCGCTCATCGAACAAGCCAAGCAGATCTTCACTGATTTTCCCGCGCTCACGACGGGCTACTAG
- a CDS encoding nodulation protein NolU encodes MTRPNPSAERHDPLKLASVGIRKLAATIHPTRLAARLDANLSAATLVRLQKSPRLQIRLPALLLEDEMGLNGSDFGPDLLLGHDPSRAALLAGGIWHARSLTRLISKHDVAVLVEHVGTEVQAFGIRHAAHAVSTRLIADPQQLALGIEDDGHACLGAWLDEASTLDCRRVLLRLAVGTAADNPATEHRDAAGQVFSPVLAQLAREAPAG; translated from the coding sequence ATGACGAGACCGAATCCGTCTGCCGAGCGGCATGATCCGCTGAAATTAGCCTCTGTAGGTATTCGTAAGCTTGCTGCCACGATTCATCCGACCCGCCTTGCCGCGCGACTTGACGCGAACCTCTCGGCCGCGACGTTGGTGCGACTGCAGAAGAGTCCTAGGCTGCAGATAAGACTGCCAGCGTTGCTGCTTGAAGATGAAATGGGCTTGAACGGAAGTGACTTCGGGCCAGACCTTCTCCTCGGGCATGATCCGAGCAGGGCTGCCCTGCTCGCCGGCGGCATTTGGCATGCCCGTTCGCTGACAAGGCTGATCTCAAAGCACGATGTCGCCGTTCTGGTCGAGCACGTCGGCACCGAGGTGCAGGCTTTCGGGATCCGACATGCAGCGCATGCGGTTTCGACCAGATTAATTGCTGATCCTCAACAACTCGCGCTAGGGATTGAAGACGATGGGCATGCCTGCCTCGGCGCTTGGCTCGATGAAGCGTCAACGCTTGATTGCCGCCGCGTGCTTCTACGCCTAGCTGTCGGAACGGCCGCCGACAATCCTGCGACTGAACACCGCGATGCCGCGGGCCAAGTGTTTTCGCCGGTGTTGGCCCAATTGGCGAGGGAGGCCCCAGCGGGATGA
- a CDS encoding ImmA/IrrE family metallo-endopeptidase, producing the protein MDAFSQWSDRFGIPFIMLSRDKASASRQRFDALHELAHVLLHRKVTQEHLNNRTTYKILEKHADQFASFMLLPERDFLDELYAPTLDGMLS; encoded by the coding sequence GTGGATGCTTTTTCGCAATGGTCTGACCGGTTTGGCATTCCCTTCATCATGTTATCACGAGACAAGGCGAGTGCATCGAGACAGCGCTTTGATGCGCTGCATGAACTCGCACACGTTTTACTTCATCGGAAGGTGACACAAGAGCATCTAAACAACCGCACGACTTATAAGATCTTGGAGAAGCATGCTGACCAGTTTGCAAGCTTTATGCTGCTTCCTGAGCGTGACTTCCTAGACGAGCTATACGCCCCAACATTGGATGGCATGCTCTCTTAA
- a CDS encoding pyridoxal-phosphate dependent enzyme, producing MNSTSSSPVNAIAAELAGLDPAYAPTPLLNLPVLAERLGVAQVLAKDEGRRMLGSFKSLGGTYAGLRALARASRMQVADLLAARPKGQPTLVCASDGNHGLAVAAAARFAGAPARVFLHEGVPNARARRIENQGAEIVWVPGTYDNAVDAAAAAACQGAGILVADTTDDPNDPIVCDVMAGYGVTAAEIRDQVDFAGHGRPTHVFIQAGVGGLAAAIAEGLSGWLAPPGCIVTVEPETAACLAPALAAGRPIRVIGDLRTSAEMLSCGQASAPAVAVLRRHGARAITVPEAELVDAVRVLSSHDGLATTPSGAAGLAGAMAALADPSHTSDLGLDRSSRILVLLTERDWEDRT from the coding sequence ATGAACAGCACCTCTTCTTCACCAGTCAATGCGATCGCGGCCGAGCTTGCCGGCCTCGATCCCGCATACGCGCCGACGCCACTCCTGAACCTTCCGGTGCTGGCGGAACGGCTCGGAGTGGCGCAGGTGCTAGCGAAAGACGAGGGCCGCCGCATGCTCGGTAGCTTCAAGTCGCTTGGTGGCACCTATGCCGGGTTGCGCGCGCTCGCCCGGGCCTCGCGCATGCAGGTGGCCGACCTTCTCGCGGCCCGACCTAAGGGGCAGCCGACCCTGGTCTGCGCCAGTGACGGTAATCACGGGCTCGCGGTAGCTGCCGCCGCGCGCTTTGCCGGGGCGCCCGCCCGCGTGTTCCTGCACGAGGGCGTGCCGAACGCGCGCGCGCGCCGCATCGAGAATCAGGGTGCCGAGATCGTGTGGGTGCCGGGCACCTACGACAATGCAGTTGATGCGGCCGCAGCCGCGGCCTGCCAAGGCGCCGGCATTCTTGTCGCCGACACGACCGACGATCCGAACGATCCCATCGTTTGCGACGTCATGGCGGGATACGGCGTCACGGCGGCGGAAATCCGCGATCAAGTAGACTTCGCCGGCCATGGGCGTCCGACACACGTCTTTATACAAGCTGGTGTCGGTGGACTCGCCGCTGCCATCGCCGAGGGCCTCTCGGGCTGGCTGGCACCTCCGGGATGCATCGTGACGGTCGAGCCGGAAACCGCCGCGTGTCTTGCGCCCGCGCTCGCGGCCGGTCGCCCGATTCGGGTGATAGGCGATCTTCGAACATCCGCGGAGATGCTCTCCTGCGGCCAGGCGAGTGCGCCCGCCGTTGCGGTGCTCAGGCGTCACGGCGCTCGGGCCATTACCGTGCCCGAGGCGGAATTGGTGGATGCTGTTCGCGTACTCTCCTCCCATGATGGCCTCGCCACCACGCCGTCCGGTGCAGCGGGCCTGGCGGGTGCCATGGCTGCCCTCGCAGACCCGAGCCATACAAGCGATCTCGGACTCGACCGGTCGAGCCGCATTCTCGTCCTCCTCACCGAACGCGACTGGGAGGACCGAACGTGA
- the sctL gene encoding type III secretion system stator protein SctL: MTADETVPPVAPHIRPLGPLIAARDLEIWQSALEARAVAERNLKRVRGWARRAYQKERARGHAEGVRAGAEEMAQLVAQAASEVARRRALLEQELSALVIDIVTDLLGDFDPGEMLVRTVRHTISHRYGGAKLSLHASPMDADVLTREFAACDGREDRPAVRIIPDPALSANECVLWSEFGNIHLGLDAQLRALRLGFGLDHEAGE; encoded by the coding sequence ATGACAGCCGACGAAACTGTGCCGCCCGTCGCTCCGCACATCCGCCCGCTTGGGCCACTTATAGCGGCGAGGGATCTCGAGATTTGGCAGAGCGCCCTCGAGGCGCGTGCCGTAGCCGAGCGCAATCTGAAGCGGGTTCGCGGCTGGGCGCGCAGAGCTTATCAGAAGGAGCGTGCGCGCGGCCATGCCGAAGGGGTGAGGGCCGGCGCCGAGGAAATGGCACAGCTGGTCGCGCAGGCTGCCTCGGAAGTGGCACGACGAAGGGCCCTTTTGGAGCAGGAACTGTCAGCGCTCGTGATAGACATCGTAACTGATCTATTGGGCGATTTCGATCCCGGCGAGATGTTGGTGAGGACAGTTCGTCACACGATTTCGCACAGATATGGCGGGGCGAAACTGTCCCTTCATGCGTCCCCCATGGATGCTGATGTGCTTACGCGCGAATTTGCTGCCTGCGACGGACGGGAGGACCGGCCGGCGGTCCGAATTATTCCGGATCCGGCGCTGTCAGCGAACGAATGCGTGCTGTGGAGCGAATTTGGCAATATCCATCTCGGACTTGACGCGCAGCTCCGCGCACTGCGTTTGGGCTTTGGGTTAGATCATGAGGCAGGCGAATAG
- the sctR gene encoding type III secretion system export apparatus subunit SctR, with the protein MTNIEPAILPLLAVTAALGLLVFAVVTTTAFVKVSVVLFLVRNALGTQSIPPNIVLYGAALMLTAFTSAPVFEQSYNRVADLQLRYQTLEDWVAAAKEGQEPLRGYLKNFTNEEQRGFFLSSTERVWPEEMRGRATADDFVILVPSFLISELKRAFEIGFLLYLPFITIDLIVTTILMAMGMSMVSPTVISVPFKLFLFVAIDGWSRLMHGLVLSYTTPGG; encoded by the coding sequence ATGACTAACATTGAACCAGCAATACTGCCGCTTCTTGCGGTCACGGCCGCGCTCGGCTTGTTGGTCTTCGCTGTGGTCACGACCACGGCGTTCGTAAAGGTATCTGTCGTTCTCTTCCTCGTTCGCAATGCGCTTGGGACCCAGTCGATTCCACCGAACATCGTTCTATACGGCGCAGCATTGATGCTCACCGCCTTCACGAGCGCCCCCGTCTTTGAGCAGAGCTACAATCGAGTCGCCGATCTGCAGCTCCGCTATCAAACGCTCGAGGATTGGGTAGCCGCTGCGAAAGAGGGGCAGGAGCCGCTGCGAGGCTATCTCAAGAACTTCACCAATGAAGAACAGCGAGGCTTCTTCCTGTCCTCGACCGAACGTGTCTGGCCGGAAGAGATGCGCGGCAGAGCCACAGCCGATGATTTTGTCATTCTCGTCCCATCTTTTCTAATCTCAGAACTCAAGCGTGCCTTCGAAATCGGGTTTTTACTATACCTTCCGTTTATCACTATCGATCTGATCGTAACGACCATTCTGATGGCCATGGGCATGTCAATGGTGTCTCCGACAGTGATCTCAGTTCCTTTCAAACTATTTCTATTCGTGGCGATTGACGGCTGGTCGCGGCTTATGCACGGGCTAGTGCTGAGCTATACAACACCTGGAGGGTGA
- the sctQ gene encoding type III secretion system cytoplasmic ring protein SctQ, translating into MRCPVQPPPATRADAYVRYEPGQSLTQSLVSWLNRNVRPSASLRSNLCDKPLSVRLERVVWQEEPPALSMLDCVWGLGDDALVLSMPHALAEALISTVQSGLALLSEPSRSLVLELALEPLLARLETETEQQLRLLHVGKAEKNGPYIELDIIYGPVSGKGRLFLFSPLDGPMPPAFRALGELLGQLPRQLCEVSAQLPVTVAGEIGSLRASASLLRKTRKGDALLPDVMPFARGQIILTAGRLWTAADVTGNRLILHGPFRLRPRPLEYAHMTTLPGSQQPPSEADLDDIEISLVFECGRWPITLGALRSISEGYVFELGRPVDGPVDILANGVRIGGGDIVRIGDELGVRLRGGLARND; encoded by the coding sequence ATGCGCTGCCCTGTACAGCCGCCTCCTGCAACTCGCGCGGACGCATACGTGAGGTACGAGCCGGGCCAGAGTCTAACGCAGAGTCTCGTCTCGTGGCTCAACAGAAACGTGCGGCCCTCCGCCTCTTTGCGGAGTAATCTTTGTGACAAGCCGCTATCGGTGCGACTGGAACGAGTTGTGTGGCAGGAGGAGCCTCCGGCTCTGTCGATGCTCGATTGCGTTTGGGGCCTCGGCGATGATGCGCTCGTGTTGTCGATGCCGCATGCGCTTGCCGAGGCCTTGATCTCGACAGTACAGAGTGGCCTAGCTTTACTTTCCGAGCCAAGTCGTTCGCTGGTTCTCGAACTTGCACTTGAACCGTTGCTCGCGCGCCTGGAGACTGAGACAGAGCAGCAACTGCGACTCCTTCATGTTGGAAAGGCCGAGAAGAACGGGCCTTATATCGAACTCGACATCATCTACGGTCCGGTCAGTGGCAAAGGTCGCCTATTTCTTTTCTCGCCTCTTGATGGACCGATGCCGCCGGCGTTCCGCGCCTTAGGCGAGCTGCTCGGACAATTGCCGCGACAGTTGTGTGAGGTTTCCGCACAGTTACCCGTTACAGTTGCGGGAGAGATCGGCTCCCTCCGGGCGTCAGCCTCGCTTCTTCGCAAAACGCGTAAGGGCGACGCTTTGTTGCCGGATGTAATGCCATTCGCCCGCGGTCAGATCATCCTCACTGCGGGCCGGTTATGGACTGCGGCAGATGTCACTGGCAACCGCCTGATCCTGCACGGACCGTTTCGCTTGCGGCCGCGCCCCCTGGAGTATGCGCATATGACGACACTACCCGGTTCACAGCAGCCGCCTTCGGAAGCCGATCTCGACGATATTGAGATTTCGCTTGTCTTCGAATGCGGCCGCTGGCCCATCACGCTGGGAGCCTTGAGAAGCATCAGCGAAGGATATGTATTCGAACTTGGCCGGCCGGTCGATGGCCCGGTCGATATCCTTGCAAACGGCGTACGTATCGGGGGTGGTGACATAGTACGTATTGGGGACGAGCTCGGCGTTAGACTGCGTGGCGGGTTAGCGCGCAATGACTAA
- a CDS encoding nodulation protein NolW, with translation MLIRSIIPHVLNGVLCVAVFVSGGIQIARGAPLSLPSTPYRYTVLDQELSAALQEFGNNLNIKVAISAEVKGRIRGHMPDLPPREFLDHLTQLYNLQWYYDGLVLYVSTAKEAQTRLLLLTSISCDALKATLDALAISDERYIMRSAPGDGLVLASGPPRFIALVDQTLNGLVAEAQARPRSVEMPSRESVLMLYRGTSATVVRDGRTEGPYSSDMPRQEDALPARGPAPR, from the coding sequence ATGCTCATCCGATCCATAATCCCGCACGTGTTGAACGGAGTTCTGTGTGTCGCCGTTTTCGTTTCCGGCGGAATACAGATCGCGCGCGGCGCTCCCCTGTCGCTGCCCTCGACCCCTTACCGGTATACGGTTCTGGATCAGGAGCTTTCTGCCGCGCTGCAGGAATTCGGCAACAACCTCAATATTAAAGTCGCCATCAGCGCCGAGGTGAAGGGTCGGATTCGCGGGCACATGCCGGACCTGCCACCGCGCGAGTTCCTTGACCATCTGACTCAGCTCTACAATCTTCAATGGTATTACGATGGGCTCGTGCTTTACGTCTCTACCGCAAAGGAAGCGCAAACTCGTCTGCTTCTCCTAACTTCAATCAGCTGCGACGCGCTCAAGGCAACCCTCGATGCGCTCGCCATTTCCGACGAACGCTACATCATGAGATCAGCTCCGGGAGATGGCCTAGTCCTTGCGTCCGGTCCACCACGCTTCATCGCACTCGTGGATCAGACGCTCAATGGTCTTGTGGCGGAGGCGCAGGCGCGACCTCGCTCCGTCGAGATGCCGTCCCGGGAATCTGTGCTGATGTTATATCGCGGCACCTCCGCGACGGTCGTTCGGGATGGGCGAACTGAAGGCCCGTACTCTTCAGACATGCCGCGCCAGGAGGATGCCTTGCCTGCGCGAGGGCCGGCCCCAAGATGA